A region of the Drosophila ananassae strain 14024-0371.13 chromosome XL, ASM1763931v2, whole genome shotgun sequence genome:
TCGATAAAAATATCAGCAAACCTGTCACAAAAACTCTATTAAATACCAAATCGatttatgttttgtttatttttttagaaaacaGACTCCAGTTCTCAATCAAAGTTGTTGAATGGAATATCCTGGCACTCCTGGGAAAAAAAACTTGGCAACTTGTCTGTCTATGATAGTTTCACCCCCTTTACTTTATCCACCACTTTACCCCCCTTTTTCTATAActacttgttgttgttgttgtttttttttttggaaaatgttttgtttttggagtTTTTCCGATGCCACACTTTTTGCGATATTGGTAGGGATGGGAGGCTACAGGCTGGAGGCTACTGCAATTTATGCGTCCTGGCCGCCCTGGCCGACAGTTGTGCAACCGCACAGTTCACCACCCCCCTCCCCgacacacacacccaccccCCTTGGCCCCTATCCTGCTGGACAGAAAAGTGGCCCAGAAAAGCGCGGACTGCCAAACCAACTTCAAACTGGCAATATAAACACATAAATCCTGGGCCACTGATACACACAGATTCCGTTAGAGGGCGCCACTGTAAAAGGGGCGTTGGGGCCAAAGCTGGGGGCGTGGCACTAGTGTCTGTCCaacttttacaaaaaaaaaaacaagaattaCAGTTAAACGGGGGAATCCCCAACTTTTATCACAAAAATTTTTCGGTACCACcttcaaaaatattattggGGCGTCTCTGGGCAGTGGGCGTGGCTTTTCTACCTTTTCACTCTATACCCCCTTTTTTTGGCTCTAactttagtttatttttttggcatttttttctgtttggaaattggcaaaaaaaaaaagagaagaaaaataaaagggaaCTTGTCGATGTTGGACAAAAGTTGAATTATTGCAAACATGGGAGTATCTAGCAGatactttttttctttcagGGATTTCAGGGATTCAGGGATTCCCGGCACATGCATTATGAATTCTATATATATTCCGGAGAATGGCTGCGATGAGCAGACAACAAGCTGTTTGCACTTAAAAGGCTTAAGGTTCCCCCCATCAGACacacataaaaaaaagcacAGACTTTTCtctatattttcttttcttttttcttcagGGGATTTCCCCGTGCCCCGTGTGGCATCAACAGTGCAGTGATTGAGTGCAACTAAATCCAGTTTCTAATGCAAAATGATGTATTATCTGAGAGGATGCAGGAAACTAAAGGAATAAGTAGTCTGATTTAAGGAGATGAGCTTCCACGGAGAATAAAAAAGGGTTTAGTGcggaattttaaaataaaatattatttacaataaaaaagtatcttaaaaggtgttatatttatattaaatatagtactctttataataattaagttttacatattaaaattaatatatattttatattacttAATGTTTTTCAAGAACTTACCAGTTACTAGattctataattattatttgctgcaaaaataatataatattttattattataatttacaAATCATTAAGTCttgataaatattaaaatatatagtgTTTTTTatcaacaaattatttaaaattaagtaagtaaataaataataaaaataataataagaaaaggTTCAATACATCTTCtataatttttcataaatagTTTCTTTTTTGAAGACCgagtttgtttttaaataaaaataattgtaaGTCTACAAGTCTTAAAAATAaggaataatttttataatatttatattttttatatatttttaaatcttttacctccttttttattaaaaacttacTCAGAGACTATCTTACTATTCCCAAGACTTGGAatcaaatttctttttaagaCCTTACTTTTATAACTAATTTagttagttttatttatagtttataGAGTAACTAATATAATCACCTAAAATCTCATCAATTTCCATTAAAAATTCAGATTCAAAACAGCAAGGTCAGTTATTggatttttgggaaaaatcaAAGCCCGACACCGAATGGTAACAGAAACATCAGCCCTTTTGGCCCACTTTTGATGGTGCGACTAGACCATTAACCAGGCTTAGCCCCGGGTCGGGATTTGTCTCTCCCCCTACCCCTTTCCCTCTCTCTAGACCCCCctcttttttggccaaaatggaaaacGTCTGCCCAGAGCCATAATAACTATATCGATGTGCATTTCGGGGCGACTCGACTCTCTTtccccacaaaaaaaaaaaaaaaaagagcccaACTTTGTCTGTTTTCTGTTGCCTGTTGTCTGTTGTCTGCTGGTGGCAGCACTAAATCAATGTTGGAATTGTATAGAGAGAGAGGAAGAGAGTGAGAAGTGAGGGGGAAGTTGCCCCAAAGGGGCGCCTCTGGGCGGCCAAAAAGGCCGTCAATTTAGTTACCAAACCGAGGCGAATTTCGAAATGCAAACTGgccaaaaaccaaacgaaaATGTAATTGACGCGCCCTGCTTAGTTGAGGATTCCAGGGGCGTTTCaggccccccccccccacaaaaaaaggggggacAGAGTGGGGTGATCGGCCCCATCATCACTTTAAATGTTGATTGTCGGTTTTGTGGCCTCGAGAGAGGAGTGTCGCGTTTTTCGGCGTTTTGCCGTCGCTGCCAGCGAAACAAATGTTGCAGCAAAAGCAGCAATGTTGCAATGTTGCAAGGTTGCATGCAGCACAGAGAGGGTGATGAGAGGGTGCTGCTGTGCTGTGCTGAACTCGTTGGCCTGTCAATTGAAAAGGTCGTAAACGGGTCAAATCCAGACCCAAAACGTAGTGTCAGTGAATGTTTTATGGAGAAGGGGTTTATGGGCTTGGAGACTGGGTTTGTGGGggtttttgaaattaaatattaaataataaatatcaaaaaattaagaaGGGGATAGTTAATGAGTTAATAGTATAGCTTATAATTAtagtaataatttttttcggcccgaagttagctttcctttcttgttaaagaATACATTATATCCGATTACCGGTTGTctatattttactttttataatCCAAACACTTAATTAAAGTGAAATTTATTAATCATGTTCAATTTATGAACTGCAGGAGCCTTTTTAACTTTTcaacaaattgcataaaattatgtaaatttccaaattccagacatcattttttaatttccaaaTTCCACTTCTGAAGGTGGTTGCTTGGGAGATCAATCCTTCCTTCGGATATATAAACGAAAGGATGTCCTACTATTCCAAATTGGCTTTCTatcaaatgaaaaataaaaaaaaaagcaattatTTTATGAAGACGATGAAGAATTGGAATACCTACTCAGAACCAAACCAGAATCCATGGCCCAATTCTTGTGCCCAATTGTGATCCGGATTTCCATCCAGATCGCGATCGAATGTCGAGAACTTTGTTCCCTGAGTGAGATTGAAGAGGGAAGTATCTCCTCTACAGCCGTCAATCTGTTTCAGGCTGTAACCTTCGCTCCTGTCGCCCACAACGAAGTTCTCGCATATTACTCGCATATTTCTATAGAATCTAAAGACTGCAGAAGGAGGTGTAAAATAGGTAATATACATCTCATGCGGCTTCTGGCTCgttaaaatatgtaatttttCAAGTCCAATGAAGTGTTGCTGCCTCACATCTCCAAATCCGTTTAAATACTGATCATATGTTTGATTAAATTTCgttgaataataatatttagaaAAAACCTCCATCCATCCAGATCCAACATCCTTATTTGAGAAGCAAACCACTTGAAAGGGTTCCAATCCTGGGAAATGGATTTCTGGGTAGACAAAGATTCCATTTTGTGTTGAAGGACACCGATCTGGAAGATCTGAGAAACATTTGTTATTTCACATTCCGAATTATTGAGTTTCAGAAACTTACCAACTTGAGTTGAGTTGAAGTGAGTAGTATTCGTAGCTTCATTTTTTGCCAATACTCCACTTTCCGCAATAGTCGCATTGTTTTCTGCCTCATTGGGTTCAGTTCCACTTCCACTTTTCACAACATCTCGCAACTTTGCTATCTCTTCGCTGAAAAGATCCTTCAGCTTGCCGAGTTCAGAGGTTTGGTCCTGCAACCGAGTGATTTGAGCTGCTTGTTGAGATATTTGTGCCCTAAGACTTCGGAGCTCCTCATCTTTATTTTGATTCTGTCCCTGCAGCCTCGCATTCTGCCGATTTACGTTAACTAGCCTACTCTGAAGTTGTTCATTTTTCAAATTGGTTTCATTTAAGATTTTCTGCGATTTGTCTAATTCACGATTAGTCAGTTGCCACTTTTCCCGTACCTCTGCGAATTCAACTTCAACTTTATGATATTCACGCTGAGCTGCCGTATGGCTTTCTTGTAATTGACGATATTTAATATTCTCTTCGTTTAGCTTGTCATGAACTTCTACATGTTTCTCCAGCAATTTTGAGTACTTGAGGTTAATTTCATCCAGTGAGTCCTGTAGCTCTGCGTTCCTCCGATCCTTCGTCTGGCAAACCTCAAAATATCTGAGAAGGGGCTTGACGATGGGGTAGAAGACCGACCCGCATTCATCCTCCATCTCACTGGTGACGTAACACGCCTATGGAATTTGAATATTTGTTAATATCTTGGAACAACTTCACTCCAGACCGCTATTACTCCTTCGTCCGATGCCAGGGAGACGGAAATTAAGCACAGGAACACCGCCGGTAGaatcattttttcttttttttcgattaaaaAACACACTTTTGCCTTCAGGCCACTGGAAGAATTCGACTGATGGAGCCAAAGCCCGGGCTCTGGCTCTTATAGCCCTCCCGAGAGACTCTAATCTGTTATCAGACCCGAAACTCATGCGAGAGCTGTCTGTGAAATCTGAACTGAATGGCATAGTTTTGAGATAAGAGGGCCAAAAATTGTCATCCGTATGggatgtatatataatataatatatatattattcagATCTGAGCTTGCTGACCTTGACCCTTCCATTGACACACTTTGGGAGAAAGCCAAACAATTATAGACAGAAGCGCAATCTTTCGGATGTTAGAGGTTAAAATCAACTGATAGGCATTATTCGCAGAAATATTCAAAGCATTTATTAAACATGTGTACATATGTTCTAAGatcaaatcatttaaattggggaaaagcgacaaaaaactatattatacccttgcagagggtattataattttggtcaaaagtgagcaacgcagtgaaggagacagctccgaccctataaagtatatatattcttgatcaggatcacctcctgggTCGATaagagcatgtccgtctgtccgtccgtctgtccgtctgtctgtttctacgcaaactagtctctcagttttaaagctatcgagttgagcCCTTTCCtgttttattataatattgtaATATATTGTAGTTGttgagtttttatttcctttttataGATCCTCTAGAACCCCTTCTTATAAAAGAGTACAATAGAGTGTCATATTTCCCGTTTTAATCAAATGACATCGAACTCTTCAGGATTCTTCAGGACAGGCAGAAAGGAAGTGCAAGGAACAGAACGAGGGAAGGCCTTATTAGGGGTGCCAGAATTGGTCAGGGGAAGAAAAAAGGTGACAGGTGAGAGTTCAGGGGAAGGGTCACAGGCACAGGCACAGGCACAGGCCCAGGCCAGGCAGAGGTAGAGGCTATATTGCTTTGTCATCCTGGGCTCCGCTCCCCTAATTGATGgtcctcctccacctccacctcctccatCACCTCCGCAGCAGCAACCCTCCAAAGATGAGAAAAAGCAACCCTCTGATAGGGAATGTGGAATATGAAAGGAAGCACCCCCTAAAAATCCAACACCTCTGTCCCCTCCCTACCTCACTCCCATTTTATTTGAGGGCTTATTTAATGCCTCACTGGCCATGATGCACTGCCCCAGAAAggcagcagaaaaaaaaaaaaaaaacaaaaaagaccAAAGGGTCGCAGCAGCAGCCCCCTTTAAAAATGcacataattaaaatttatgagCGGGTCTTAAATAAAGACATAGACAGTATCCCCCCTCCATCTAGATGCAGAACAATCAAATTAAATACCTGTCGGagggaacaaaaaaaaaaaagcgaccAAACGGAgctcaaatgaaatgaaattgtaATGGCAATTtgctggaaaaaaaaacacaaaaaaataaaatgaaaatgaaaatgagaaAATGGAAGGAAATTAAGGGGAGAAAAAGGACACTAACAAAGAAAAAAGgacaaatgttttaaaaataaaactccaTCTAGTCTCCATGACCTTAAAGAAATTATAGAAGAATTATGCTAAAAATTGTATACTTTATTCCACTCACCCAATACCATTtgaataaaatgtttaaaaataaattttttatctcaGTACCCCCTCGACTACCAAAACATCCACAAATGTGTCCAGAACGTGGCCGGGCATCTCGGGGTAAAGGTCAAGTAATTACAAGTAAACAAAGTTAGAGGCCAGGCCGGGGCATGGCATGGCCTGGCATGaaataaagaaacaaaaaccaaagaaaaacaatctCCAAATAGTCGGGATGGAGGAGTCTATTAAATGGCGACAGCTGACAGCCGGAAAGGAAAGAAGAGTCAGCGAAAAAGAgatgtttataaaaaatatataaaggtCGAAGGTCAGATGATGTTTCTTTGAAGACTTGAAGCTCAAGGTCTTGTAGCAGAGACTAGAGATGACCAGGATCCTGCTGAGGCTCTGCTTTATAAAGTTTTCTATCttggcgaccgtgacatggcgaccgtgacttggcgaccgtgacttggcgaccgtgacatggcgaccgtgacttAGCTAGTGTTTGAACCAATGAGCTCTGCCTCTAGCAGAGACTAGAGATGATCAGGATCCTGTTGAAGCTTTGCTTTATAAAGTTTTCTATTttggcgaccgtgacatggcgaccgtgacttAGATAGTGTTTGAACCAATGAGCCTGCCTCCTTTAGCTTGCCTCATACAACCAACAAAACTAGTAAACACCAACAAAACTAAGCAAAGGTCATAGTTCAGCGCTTGTTAGCCTCTCTAAGTCGCTTTTGGCGACTCTGCATCCAAAGTTCCTGCATCAGCTGATGACCATTTCGGAGTTGCAAACAAGCATCTACCAGATGATGAAGTTGCTCGTGATCCTGGCGTCGTTGTCGGCGTTCTGCCTCTTGAAGCCGATTATCCTGGCGACCGTGACTCTCGACTGCTCCGCCCTT
Encoded here:
- the LOC116655362 gene encoding angiopoietin-4-like, with the protein product MILPAVFLCLISVSLASDEGACYVTSEMEDECGSVFYPIVKPLLRYFEVCQTKDRRNAELQDSLDEINLKYSKLLEKHVEVHDKLNEENIKYRQLQESHTAAQREYHKVEVEFAEVREKWQLTNRELDKSQKILNETNLKNEQLQSRLVNVNRQNARLQGQNQNKDEELRSLRAQISQQAAQITRLQDQTSELGKLKDLFSEEIAKLRDVVKSGSGTEPNEAENNATIAESGVLAKNEATNTTHFNSTQVDLPDRCPSTQNGIFVYPEIHFPGLEPFQVVCFSNKDVGSGWMEVFSKYYYSTKFNQTYDQYLNGFGDVRQQHFIGLEKLHILTSQKPHEMYITYFTPPSAVFRFYRNMRVICENFVVGDRSEGYSLKQIDGCRGDTSLFNLTQGTKFSTFDRDLDGNPDHNWAQELGHGFWFGSEKPIWNSRTSFRLYIRRKD